The proteins below are encoded in one region of Apostichopus japonicus isolate 1M-3 chromosome 4, ASM3797524v1, whole genome shotgun sequence:
- the LOC139966807 gene encoding serine beta-lactamase-like protein LACTB, mitochondrial, protein MFVNGRPHQVTIMWSSKQEGWTSRKYMKTSFHGNKERFSHTSSSGSSRFFTTSTSYGRYIFGGGFCAGVCYLWYKNHSRMLLAKSSSSELSSGSKVILKDTLRNAEIAISESRTLLQRVKDEHGCPGIVAAVSINGHHIWSDAIGLSDVENRFPMTTDHVIRIASISKVLTVTALAKLWERKKLDIDKPVQEFVPSFPEKTWENKKVTITTRQLLSHLSGIRHYEKVVSKEDTLMVTSNSTKESLARKNYGSILQDSDRTSNNITSLSDTTASSTHLKKRNKESEISSGIKENEDIGDGKYVEFFSRKKYEKVSEALDQFKDDPLVNKPGTKFLYSTHAWTLVSAVIESAAKKPYLEVMKEMFDDLGLHHTLPDQHALLIPNRSRLYQRSKKTKKLENAPYVDVSNKWAGGGFMSTVDDLITFADAMLYSYQFSASSTEGLPGYLNTKTICQLWKPVDIARHKEEEGAYGMGWKIVQKPQKYGKCQQSKFFVSHSGGAVGASSILLIAADNNNKSSPFGENSLPPRGVSVAIMVNMDGVSLHKTAEKIAVLFKDTVQQS, encoded by the exons ATGTTTGTTAATGGGCGCCCTCATCAAGTAACCATCATGTGGTCATCAAAACAGGAAGGATGGACTTCTCGCAAATACATGAAAACTTCCTTTCATGGGAATAAGGAGAGATTCTCTCATACATCATCAAGTGGAAGTTCACGATTTTTTACAACTTCTACATCTTACGGGAGGTACATCTTTGGTGGTGGTTTTTGTGCAGGTGTTTGCTATTTGTGGTATAAGAATCATTCACGTATGTTACTTGCCAAGTCTTCATCAAGCGAGCTCTCAAGTGGATCAAAGGTCATTCTGAAAGACACGTTAAGAAACGCTGAGATTGCTATATCAGAATCCAGAACCCTCTTACAAAGAGTAAAG GATGAACATGGCTGTCCAGGTATTGTAGCTGCTGTTAGTATCAATGGACATCACATCTGGAGTGATG CCATTGGACTGTCTGATGTTGAAAACAGATTTCCTATGACAACAGACCATGTTATAAGAATTGCCAGTATAAGTAAAGTCCTAACTGTAACTGCATTGGCTAAACTttgggagagaaaaaaattagaCATTGACAAGCCAGTGCAAGAATTTGTTCCAAGTTTCCCTGAGAAGACATGGGAAAATAAGAAG GTGACAATTACTACCCGCCAACTCCTTTCACATCTAAGTGGTATTCGGCATTATGAGAAAGTTGTCAGTAAGGAAGATACTTTGATGGTTACCTCTAATAGTACTAAAGAGTCACTTGCCAGAAAGAACTATGGATCAATATTGCAGGACTCTGACAGAACTAGTAACAATATCACCTCTCTGTCAGATACAACAGCCAGCTCTACCCAtctcaagaaaagaaacaagGAGTCAGAAATTAGTTCAGGAATCAAGGAAAATGAAGACATTGGTGATGGCAAATATGTAGAGTTTTTCTCAaggaagaaatatgaaaaagtttCAGAAGCACTGGACCAATTTAAAGATGATCCACTGGTTAATAAACCAG GAACAAAATTTCTTTACTCCACTCACGCTTGGACGTTAGTAAGTGCAGTTATTGAGTCAGCAGCTAAAAAGCCGTACCTTGAAGTGATGAAGGAGATGTTTGATGACCTGGGATTACACCATACACTACCAGATCAACATGCACTTCTTATACCAAACAGATCAAg GTTATACCAGAGAAGCAAGAAGACTAAAAAGTTGGAGAATGCACCATACGTGGATGTATCCAACAAGTGGGCTGGGGGAGGTTTCATGTCGACCGTTGATGACTTAATCACATTTGCTGATGCCATGCTCTATAGTTACCAGTTTTCTGCTTCTTCTACAG AAGGTCTTCCAGGATACCTAAATACAAAAACCATCTGTCAGTTATGGAAACCAGTTGATATTGCGAGACACAAAGAAGAGGAAGGAGCTTATGGTATGGGATGGAAAATAGTACAAAAACCTCAGAAATATGGAAAATGTCAGCAGTCCAAGTTCTTTGTCTCACATTCTGGTGGCGCTGTTGGGGCCAGCAGTATTCTATTAATAGCTGCTGATAATAACAACAAGTCCTCCCCATTTGGAGAAAACAGTTTACCACCCAGAGGGGTATCGGTTGCAATTATGGTTAATATGGATGGTGTCTCACTGCACAAAACAGCAGAGAAAATAGCAGTTTTGTTCAAAGATACCGTACAGCAGTCTTAA